In one window of Comamonas testosteroni DNA:
- a CDS encoding ABC transporter permease, with protein MEAVSPSVKSASPASVQVASPSVRPARRRYMAPLEPVSPKAKWLLGTGFFALFVLVWSAVTFGGLVSPTFLASPLTMLREGILLFTEFDFHHDIGMTVWRVMGGFILASVVAVPLGIAMGAWKPVEAFFEPFVSFCRYLPASAFIPLLILWAGVGEAQKLLVIFIGSVFQITLMVAVTVGGARKDLVEAAYTLGASNTGIVKRVLIPGAAPGIAETLRLVLGWAWTYVIVAELIGSSSGIGHMITDSQALLNTGQIIFGIIIIGLIGLVSDFIFKTFNRRMFEWSSL; from the coding sequence ATGGAAGCGGTATCACCTTCTGTCAAGTCAGCATCTCCCGCATCGGTTCAGGTGGCGTCGCCTTCCGTTCGGCCGGCTCGCCGGCGCTACATGGCCCCTCTGGAGCCCGTCAGCCCCAAGGCCAAGTGGCTGCTCGGCACGGGCTTCTTCGCGCTGTTTGTGCTGGTCTGGTCCGCCGTCACCTTTGGCGGACTGGTGTCTCCGACCTTTCTCGCCAGCCCGCTGACGATGCTGCGCGAAGGCATTTTGCTGTTCACGGAGTTCGACTTTCATCATGACATCGGCATGACCGTATGGCGTGTCATGGGGGGCTTCATACTGGCCAGCGTCGTGGCCGTTCCACTGGGCATTGCCATGGGGGCCTGGAAGCCTGTGGAGGCGTTTTTCGAGCCCTTTGTCTCGTTCTGCCGCTACCTGCCCGCCTCGGCCTTCATTCCGCTGCTGATCCTCTGGGCCGGCGTGGGCGAAGCCCAGAAGCTGCTGGTCATCTTCATCGGCTCGGTGTTCCAGATCACCCTCATGGTGGCCGTGACCGTGGGCGGTGCGCGCAAGGACCTGGTGGAGGCTGCCTACACACTGGGCGCCAGCAATACCGGCATCGTCAAGCGGGTGCTGATTCCCGGTGCCGCTCCCGGCATCGCGGAAACCCTGCGCCTGGTTCTGGGCTGGGCCTGGACCTATGTGATCGTTGCCGAGCTGATCGGCTCGTCCTCGGGCATCGGACACATGATCACCGACAGCCAGGCGCTGCTCAATACCGGACAGATCATCTTCGGCATCATCATCATCGGGCTCATCGGTCTGGTGTCGGACTTCATCTTCAAAACCTTCAACCGTCGCATGTTTGAATGGAGTTCCCTGTGA
- the hutC gene encoding histidine utilization repressor encodes MDKNSSMSLHGKILTEIEQNILSGRWPPGHRIPSEMELTVHYQCSRMTVSKVLNKLAQAGLLVRKRKAGSFVTSPQTSSAVLEIPDLRQVVLGMGQEYSSRLLGRTQRRSTREDMEAMRMTQPAPIVHVLCLHMAGSRPFCIEDRLINLESVPDAEHEPFTEHSPSSWMVNHVPWSSAEHRIRAEAASEETAGLLEIKPGFPCLVIDRRTWTGQLPITFVRLTYPADLYELDAHFSPSTIRQAG; translated from the coding sequence ATGGACAAAAACTCTTCCATGTCGCTGCACGGGAAAATTCTCACCGAGATTGAACAGAACATTCTCAGTGGCCGCTGGCCGCCCGGCCATCGCATCCCGTCGGAGATGGAGCTGACCGTCCATTACCAATGCTCGCGCATGACCGTGAGCAAGGTGCTCAACAAGCTGGCACAAGCCGGTCTGCTGGTGCGCAAGCGCAAGGCGGGAAGCTTTGTGACGAGCCCGCAAACCAGCTCTGCCGTGCTGGAGATTCCCGATCTGCGCCAGGTGGTGCTGGGCATGGGGCAGGAGTATTCGAGCAGGCTGCTGGGCCGCACGCAGCGGCGCAGCACGAGAGAAGACATGGAGGCCATGCGCATGACGCAGCCGGCCCCCATCGTCCATGTGCTGTGCCTGCACATGGCGGGGTCCCGGCCGTTCTGCATCGAAGACCGCCTGATCAATCTCGAATCCGTGCCGGACGCCGAGCACGAGCCGTTCACCGAACACAGCCCCAGCTCCTGGATGGTCAACCATGTGCCCTGGAGCTCGGCCGAACACCGCATCCGCGCCGAGGCCGCCAGCGAGGAAACCGCCGGCCTGCTGGAGATCAAGCCCGGCTTTCCCTGCCTGGTGATCGACCGCCGTACCTGGACCGGGCAGCTGCCCATCACCTTTGTGCGCCTGACCTATCCTGCCGATCTCTACGAGCTGGATGCGCATTTTTCGCCCTCCACCATCAGGCAGGCTGGCTGA
- a CDS encoding aspartate aminotransferase family protein — MINTAQLLADEAKYCSFGDTVHYVNPPKIFTGCEGSYMYDDAGTSYLDLQMWYSAVNFGYKNKRLEAKMIEQLQELPQVASQYLHPTKIELAKFIAEDAKRKWGNDGRVHFNVGGAQAIEDSLKVVRNASGGKSLMFAFEGGYHGRTLGASSITSSYRYRRRFGHFSDRAQFIPFPYPFRRPKGMTAEEYAESIVADFRRKFENEYHAVWDPKTNQCEYAAFYIEPIQGTGGYVIPPANFFTGLKKVLDDHGVLLVVDEIQMGFWRTGKLWSVENFGIQPDVLVFAKALTNGLNALSGLWAREELINPTVFPPGSTHSTFASNPLGTALGLEVMKMTHEMDFGRQVRESGAYFLEGLKELQKRHKEIGDVDGLGLALRAEICTEDGFTPNKALLDKMVDIGLEGGLEYQGQKRGLVLDVGGYYKNVITFAPSLMISRSEIDEAMVLLDQLLTKAKKA, encoded by the coding sequence GTGATCAATACTGCCCAATTGCTGGCTGACGAAGCCAAATACTGCTCGTTTGGCGACACCGTCCACTACGTCAATCCTCCTAAGATCTTCACGGGCTGCGAAGGCAGCTATATGTACGACGACGCAGGCACGTCCTACCTCGATCTGCAGATGTGGTATTCGGCCGTCAACTTCGGCTACAAGAACAAGCGTCTTGAAGCCAAGATGATCGAGCAACTGCAGGAGCTGCCCCAGGTGGCCAGCCAGTACCTGCACCCCACCAAGATCGAACTGGCCAAGTTCATTGCCGAAGACGCCAAGCGCAAATGGGGCAATGACGGCCGCGTGCACTTCAACGTGGGCGGCGCGCAAGCCATCGAGGACTCGCTGAAGGTCGTGCGTAACGCCAGCGGCGGCAAGAGCCTGATGTTCGCGTTCGAAGGCGGCTACCACGGCCGTACGCTGGGTGCATCGTCCATCACCTCCAGCTACCGCTACCGCCGCCGTTTCGGTCACTTCAGCGACCGCGCACAGTTCATCCCCTTCCCCTACCCCTTCCGTCGTCCCAAGGGCATGACGGCAGAGGAGTACGCGGAATCCATCGTGGCCGACTTCCGTCGCAAGTTCGAGAACGAATACCACGCGGTCTGGGACCCCAAGACCAACCAGTGCGAATACGCAGCCTTCTACATCGAGCCCATTCAGGGCACCGGTGGCTACGTGATCCCGCCTGCCAACTTCTTTACCGGCCTGAAAAAGGTACTGGACGACCACGGCGTACTGCTGGTGGTCGATGAAATCCAGATGGGCTTCTGGCGTACCGGCAAGCTGTGGTCGGTGGAAAACTTCGGCATCCAGCCCGATGTGCTGGTGTTTGCCAAGGCCCTGACCAATGGTCTGAATGCGCTGTCCGGCCTGTGGGCTCGCGAAGAGCTGATCAACCCCACGGTGTTCCCGCCCGGCTCCACCCACTCCACCTTTGCCTCCAACCCGCTGGGTACGGCCCTGGGCCTGGAAGTCATGAAGATGACCCACGAGATGGACTTCGGCCGTCAGGTGCGCGAATCGGGTGCCTACTTCCTCGAAGGCCTCAAGGAGCTGCAAAAGCGCCACAAGGAAATCGGCGATGTGGACGGCCTGGGTCTGGCGCTGCGTGCAGAAATCTGCACCGAGGACGGCTTCACGCCCAACAAGGCGCTGCTGGACAAGATGGTGGACATCGGCCTCGAAGGCGGCCTGGAATACCAGGGCCAGAAGCGCGGCCTGGTGCTGGACGTGGGCGGCTACTACAAGAACGTGATCACCTTCGCGCCTTCGCTGATGATTTCGCGCAGCGAGATCGACGAAGCCATGGTGCTGCTGGATCAGTTGCTGACCAAGGCCAAAAAGGCGTAA
- a CDS encoding acyl-CoA dehydrogenase family protein, giving the protein MSLIRLGATEEDQAVADAVARFAEETLAPVAQAMDEQAFSATRHVPGLSALGVMGMNLPERFGGPGVTPTAMLMSLVAISRACAATSSMIGAHYLGTDAVLIGGDETQREQWLPRCASGEWLAAFALTEPRGGSHPADMRTRAVRDGDDYLITGVKHFISNAAEARFMVVFAKTDAEAAARGVSAFIVPRDLPGIQISSPEKLMGIRGGHAFEVSLDGVRVPAANRLGAEGTGFKTAMKVLDNSRLDVAATSLGIAEAALKAAADWANQRLVGGEPIASKQGIQFKLADMKLRLEAAWALTMQALALRQQGQPFTQQSAMAKLFASEMVSFVTDEALQIHGGYGYTREMPLERYVRDARILRIYEGSSEIQRTIIARAVLGA; this is encoded by the coding sequence ATGTCATTGATTCGTCTGGGCGCGACCGAAGAAGATCAGGCTGTTGCCGATGCCGTTGCACGCTTTGCCGAAGAAACCCTGGCACCTGTGGCCCAGGCCATGGACGAGCAAGCCTTTTCCGCCACGCGCCATGTGCCCGGCCTGTCCGCGCTGGGCGTGATGGGCATGAATCTGCCGGAGCGCTTCGGTGGGCCGGGCGTCACACCCACCGCCATGCTGATGTCGCTGGTCGCCATCTCGCGCGCCTGCGCCGCGACCTCGTCCATGATCGGTGCCCACTATCTGGGCACAGATGCCGTTCTCATCGGCGGTGACGAGACGCAGCGCGAGCAATGGCTGCCGCGCTGCGCCAGCGGGGAATGGCTGGCGGCCTTCGCACTGACCGAGCCGCGTGGCGGCTCCCACCCTGCAGACATGCGTACCCGGGCCGTGCGCGACGGCGACGACTATCTGATCACCGGCGTCAAGCACTTCATCTCGAATGCGGCAGAGGCCCGCTTCATGGTGGTCTTCGCCAAGACCGATGCTGAGGCTGCGGCGCGAGGAGTCAGCGCCTTCATCGTGCCGCGCGATCTGCCCGGCATACAGATTTCGTCGCCCGAAAAGCTCATGGGCATCCGCGGCGGCCATGCCTTTGAAGTGTCGCTGGACGGTGTCCGTGTCCCGGCGGCCAACCGCCTCGGCGCCGAAGGCACCGGCTTCAAGACCGCCATGAAAGTGCTGGACAACAGCCGCCTGGACGTGGCGGCGACCTCGCTGGGCATTGCCGAGGCCGCGCTCAAGGCGGCGGCCGACTGGGCCAACCAGCGCCTGGTGGGCGGCGAACCGATCGCCAGCAAGCAGGGCATACAGTTCAAGCTCGCCGACATGAAGCTGCGCCTGGAAGCCGCATGGGCGCTGACCATGCAGGCCCTGGCACTGCGCCAGCAGGGCCAGCCCTTCACCCAGCAGTCGGCCATGGCCAAGCTGTTCGCCTCGGAGATGGTGAGCTTCGTGACCGACGAGGCGCTGCAGATTCATGGCGGCTACGGCTATACCCGTGAAATGCCTCTGGAGCGCTATGTGCGTGACGCCCGCATCCTGCGCATCTACGAAGGCTCTTCCGAGATTCAGCGCACCATCATTGCGCGTGCCGTACTGGGCGCCTAG
- a CDS encoding peptidogalycan biosysnthesis protein, translating into MATENFRNQLEPSGLLQQFTNHPPEGFALLKEWPVPAFTAPFDLLTTADDALKARLLSWPGGRWLSARLRLTTDFIGTTVSEYAPLPRAVDAATLARQLRAMAGRTLLSIVKDLPQASPLLSEEDNCFAQELANALAEQGFIALEGQALAYVPISFASADEYLAGLSKNRRSSLRRKLKSRAQLAVQRIPTGAAFAADAQVDAYYALFDAVYAQSEIHFDKLTRGFFADLLRDADNGGIVFEYRDAQSDALLGWNLCFEHDGRLIDKYIGLSYPAAREANLYFVSWMVNLEYALERGLSHYVAGWTDPEVKAQLGASFTMTQHLVFIRNPLLRALGRRFSGLFESDRQWSDKA; encoded by the coding sequence ATGGCGACGGAAAATTTCCGCAACCAGCTCGAACCCAGTGGCTTGCTGCAGCAGTTCACCAACCATCCTCCAGAAGGCTTTGCCTTGCTCAAGGAATGGCCGGTGCCAGCATTCACCGCCCCCTTCGATTTGCTGACCACCGCAGATGACGCGCTCAAGGCGCGTCTTTTGTCGTGGCCGGGCGGCCGCTGGCTGAGCGCCAGGCTCAGGCTGACCACGGACTTCATCGGCACCACCGTCAGCGAATATGCGCCGCTGCCGCGCGCCGTGGATGCCGCGACGCTGGCCCGGCAGCTGCGCGCCATGGCCGGGCGCACCCTGCTCTCCATCGTCAAGGATTTGCCCCAGGCATCGCCCTTGCTAAGCGAGGAAGACAACTGCTTTGCGCAGGAGTTGGCCAACGCGCTTGCGGAGCAAGGGTTCATTGCCCTCGAAGGCCAGGCCCTGGCCTATGTGCCCATCAGCTTTGCCAGTGCGGACGAGTATCTGGCCGGCCTGTCCAAAAACCGCCGCAGCAGCCTCAGGCGCAAGCTCAAAAGCCGCGCACAGCTCGCCGTCCAGCGTATCCCTACCGGCGCAGCCTTTGCCGCTGATGCCCAGGTGGATGCCTACTATGCGCTGTTTGATGCGGTGTACGCGCAAAGCGAGATTCACTTCGACAAACTCACGCGCGGCTTCTTTGCCGACTTGCTGCGCGATGCGGACAACGGCGGCATCGTGTTCGAGTATCGCGATGCGCAAAGCGATGCGCTGCTGGGCTGGAATCTCTGCTTCGAGCATGACGGCAGGCTGATCGACAAATACATAGGCCTGTCCTACCCGGCAGCGCGCGAGGCCAATCTCTATTTCGTGAGCTGGATGGTCAATCTCGAATACGCACTGGAGCGGGGTCTGTCGCACTATGTGGCGGGCTGGACCGACCCCGAGGTCAAGGCCCAGCTGGGTGCCAGCTTCACCATGACGCAGCATCTGGTCTTCATCCGCAATCCCTTGCTGCGCGCGTTGGGGCGGCGCTTTTCCGGCCTGTTTGAAAGCGATCGCCAGTGGAGTGACAAGGCATGA
- a CDS encoding ABC transporter substrate-binding protein, which produces MKSTRRVPIWQLALAATALVSAAQHAAAQETKIVLGMSGWTGFAPLTLADKAGIFKKNGLNVEIKMIPQKDRHLALASGAVQCAATTVETHVAWNTNGVPIVQIFQMDKSYGADGIAVRNDVKNFADLKGKTVAVSAPGTAPYFGLAWMLNKNGMTMKDIKTVSLEPQPAAQAFVSGQNDAAMTYEPYLSTVRANPGAGKILATTIDYPMVMDTVGCDPKWLKANTAAAKALTQSYFDAIAMINSDKEKSYEIMGAAVKQSGEQFGKSAAFLKWSDKEANQKFFANDLLPFMKESAAILKEAGVIRSIPENYGVMYDASFIK; this is translated from the coding sequence ATGAAATCGACACGTCGCGTTCCCATCTGGCAACTGGCATTAGCCGCAACCGCTCTGGTGTCTGCTGCACAACATGCAGCGGCTCAGGAGACCAAGATCGTCCTGGGCATGTCGGGATGGACCGGCTTTGCGCCACTGACGCTCGCGGACAAGGCCGGGATCTTCAAGAAGAACGGCCTCAATGTCGAAATCAAGATGATCCCCCAGAAGGACCGGCATCTGGCGCTGGCCTCGGGCGCGGTGCAATGTGCCGCCACCACGGTGGAGACGCATGTGGCCTGGAACACCAATGGTGTGCCCATCGTGCAGATCTTCCAGATGGACAAGTCCTACGGCGCAGACGGTATTGCCGTGCGCAACGACGTCAAGAACTTTGCCGATCTGAAGGGCAAGACCGTCGCCGTCAGCGCACCGGGTACGGCTCCCTACTTCGGTCTGGCCTGGATGCTGAACAAGAACGGCATGACCATGAAGGACATCAAGACCGTGTCGCTGGAGCCCCAGCCTGCCGCCCAGGCCTTTGTCTCCGGGCAGAACGATGCGGCCATGACCTATGAGCCCTACCTGTCCACGGTGCGCGCCAACCCCGGCGCTGGCAAGATTCTGGCCACCACCATCGACTACCCGATGGTGATGGACACCGTGGGTTGCGACCCCAAGTGGCTCAAGGCCAACACGGCAGCCGCCAAGGCGCTGACCCAGTCCTACTTCGATGCCATCGCCATGATCAATTCCGACAAGGAAAAGAGCTACGAAATCATGGGCGCGGCCGTCAAGCAAAGCGGCGAACAGTTCGGCAAGTCGGCCGCCTTTCTGAAATGGTCGGACAAGGAGGCCAATCAGAAATTCTTTGCCAACGACCTGCTGCCTTTCATGAAGGAGTCCGCTGCCATCCTCAAGGAAGCCGGCGTGATTCGCAGCATTCCTGAGAACTATGGCGTCATGTACGACGCAAGCTTCATCAAGTAA
- the recQ gene encoding DNA helicase RecQ produces MSSAQSILQAVFGYEQFRGPQQAIVSHVINGGDALVLMPTGGGKSLCYQVPAIARQQLGHGVTIVVSPLIALMHDQVGALHEAGISAAYLNSTLSYDETQEVELRLQSGDITLLYAAPERLNTPRFLGLLDDLHAQGKLSLFAIDEAHCVSQWGHDFRPEYRALSVLHQRYAEVPRIALTATADALTRADIIERLQLEEAQHFISSFDRPNIRYKIAEKKDVSNQLLRFIEREHEGEAGVVYCQSRKRVEELAQTLVQNGINALPYHAGLPQDMRQNHQDRFLREDGVVMVATIAFGMGINKPDVRFVAHVDMPKNIEGYYQETGRAGRDGLPADAWMAYGLSDVVNQRRMIDESPAEEQFKQVMRGKLDALLGLAEATDCRRVRLLAYFGQQYGQEPRLDGKPLQAVARTHCGNCDNCLEPPALWDGTDAARKLLSTIFRVHEASGLTYGAGHIMDVLRGKVTDKVTQYGHDKVSTFGIGKDYSEPQLRAVMRQLLATGSLGLHKVVSENSGHVFDTLCLAAGSRAVLKGEVQVQLREAVAASRSKKQSKKSAANAAAVNLGPDAQVRFINLKAWRAEVAKSHNLPAYVIFHDATLASIAELNPQSLQELQGVSGMGTKKLDAYGAEVLRVVALG; encoded by the coding sequence GTGTCTTCCGCGCAATCCATTCTGCAAGCCGTTTTTGGCTACGAGCAATTCCGTGGCCCCCAGCAGGCCATCGTCTCGCATGTCATCAACGGCGGCGATGCGCTGGTGCTCATGCCCACGGGCGGCGGCAAATCGCTGTGCTATCAGGTTCCGGCCATTGCGCGCCAGCAGCTCGGCCATGGCGTGACGATCGTGGTCTCGCCGCTGATCGCGCTCATGCACGACCAGGTCGGGGCGCTGCATGAGGCCGGCATCAGCGCCGCCTATCTGAACTCCACCCTGAGCTACGACGAGACGCAGGAGGTGGAGCTGCGCCTGCAAAGCGGCGACATCACCCTGCTCTACGCCGCTCCCGAGCGGCTGAACACGCCACGTTTCCTGGGTCTGCTCGACGACCTGCATGCCCAGGGCAAGCTGTCGCTGTTCGCCATCGACGAAGCGCATTGCGTGAGCCAGTGGGGACACGACTTCCGCCCCGAATACCGCGCGCTGAGCGTGCTGCACCAGCGCTATGCCGAGGTGCCGCGCATCGCGCTGACGGCCACGGCCGATGCGCTGACGCGCGCCGACATCATCGAGCGCCTGCAGCTGGAAGAAGCCCAGCACTTCATCAGCAGTTTTGACCGCCCGAACATCCGCTACAAGATCGCCGAGAAAAAGGACGTCAGCAACCAGCTGCTGCGCTTTATCGAGCGCGAGCACGAGGGCGAGGCCGGCGTGGTCTATTGCCAGTCACGCAAGCGTGTCGAGGAGCTGGCCCAGACCCTGGTGCAAAACGGCATCAATGCCCTGCCCTACCACGCAGGCCTGCCCCAGGACATGCGCCAGAACCACCAGGACCGCTTCTTGCGCGAGGACGGCGTGGTCATGGTGGCGACGATTGCCTTCGGCATGGGCATCAACAAGCCCGATGTGCGCTTCGTGGCCCATGTGGACATGCCCAAGAACATCGAGGGCTACTACCAGGAAACCGGCCGTGCAGGGCGCGACGGCCTGCCCGCCGATGCCTGGATGGCCTACGGTCTGAGCGACGTGGTCAACCAGCGCCGCATGATCGACGAAAGCCCGGCCGAGGAGCAATTCAAGCAGGTGATGCGCGGCAAGCTCGATGCCCTGCTCGGTCTGGCCGAGGCCACGGACTGCCGCCGTGTGCGCCTGCTGGCCTATTTTGGCCAGCAGTATGGACAGGAGCCGCGCCTGGACGGCAAGCCATTGCAGGCCGTTGCCCGGACCCATTGCGGCAACTGCGACAACTGCCTGGAGCCGCCGGCGCTGTGGGATGGCACGGATGCGGCACGCAAGCTGCTGTCCACCATCTTCCGCGTGCACGAGGCCAGCGGCCTGACCTATGGTGCGGGCCACATCATGGACGTGCTGCGCGGCAAGGTGACGGACAAGGTCACGCAGTACGGCCATGACAAGGTGTCCACCTTCGGCATCGGCAAGGACTACTCGGAGCCGCAATTGCGCGCCGTGATGCGCCAGTTGCTGGCCACGGGATCCCTGGGCCTGCACAAGGTGGTGAGCGAGAACAGCGGCCATGTCTTTGACACCCTGTGTCTGGCCGCGGGCTCGCGTGCCGTGCTCAAGGGCGAGGTGCAGGTGCAGCTGCGCGAGGCAGTGGCCGCATCGCGCAGCAAGAAGCAGAGCAAGAAATCGGCCGCCAATGCGGCGGCGGTCAATCTGGGCCCCGATGCGCAGGTGCGCTTCATCAACCTCAAGGCCTGGCGCGCCGAAGTGGCCAAGTCCCACAATCTGCCGGCCTATGTGATCTTCCACGACGCCACGCTGGCGTCGATTGCCGAACTCAATCCCCAGAGCCTGCAGGAGCTGCAGGGCGTGAGCGGCATGGGTACCAAGAAGCTCGATGCCTATGGTGCAGAGGTGCTGCGCGTGGTGGCACTGGGCTGA
- a CDS encoding LysR substrate-binding domain-containing protein produces the protein MENIHFPFTGFKKLIQINLRQLEYFVAAARHGSTARAALAINVSQPSISKAIADLEAQWGEKLFVRKHAVGLDLTAAGLARSREALSLLEAAQLLQEPRKQAVSGTLRLGFLSTLGALWIPQLLTQMHKRHPSIDIELVEGDIASLTRQVERGEIHAALQYDLGLARPLLTMHPVAALPPYALLPARHALSAAPSVSLAELAQSPLLLINLPQSREYFLSLFREAGVVPTVNYELASIELVRSMVANGHGVSVLTTRPVVDRTHDGKRLVCKRIKGRVAKQAVVLSVPRSNASALIAPFLTVAKSVIAPD, from the coding sequence ATGGAAAATATTCATTTCCCATTCACTGGATTCAAAAAATTGATTCAGATAAATCTGCGCCAGCTCGAATATTTTGTCGCCGCCGCACGCCACGGCAGCACGGCCAGGGCGGCGCTGGCCATCAATGTTTCGCAGCCCTCCATTTCCAAGGCGATTGCCGACCTCGAAGCCCAATGGGGCGAGAAGCTGTTTGTGCGCAAACATGCCGTCGGGCTGGACCTGACCGCAGCAGGGCTGGCCAGAAGCCGGGAGGCCCTGAGCCTGCTCGAAGCTGCGCAACTGCTTCAGGAGCCACGCAAGCAGGCGGTTTCCGGCACGCTGAGGCTGGGCTTTCTGAGTACGCTGGGCGCGCTGTGGATTCCGCAGTTGCTCACCCAGATGCACAAGCGCCACCCGTCCATCGACATCGAGCTGGTCGAGGGGGACATCGCCTCGCTGACGCGGCAAGTAGAGCGCGGGGAGATCCATGCCGCGCTGCAATATGACCTGGGCCTGGCTCGCCCTTTGCTGACCATGCACCCGGTTGCCGCGTTGCCGCCCTATGCCTTGTTGCCCGCCAGGCATGCCCTGTCTGCGGCGCCCAGCGTGAGCCTGGCGGAGCTGGCCCAGTCGCCGTTGCTGCTGATCAACCTGCCGCAGAGCCGAGAGTACTTTCTCTCGCTGTTTCGCGAGGCAGGGGTGGTTCCCACGGTGAACTACGAGCTGGCGTCGATAGAGCTTGTCCGCTCCATGGTCGCCAACGGGCATGGCGTCAGCGTTCTGACCACGCGGCCGGTGGTCGACAGAACCCACGACGGCAAGCGACTGGTGTGCAAAAGAATCAAGGGCCGCGTCGCCAAGCAGGCGGTGGTGCTGTCGGTGCCCAGGAGCAATGCCTCGGCGCTGATTGCACCATTTCTGACCGTCGCGAAAAGCGTGATTGCACCCGACTAG
- a CDS encoding CaiB/BaiF CoA transferase family protein, whose amino-acid sequence MGNEYFPLIHFLGSMQTSLQINSGNPMPESTEKSASRPLDGIRILDFTRVLAGPMSTALLADLGAEVVKVEPPQGDDYRAIGPMKNGQSALFTVMNRNKQSLVLDLKHADAVAVVHELARQVDVVVENFRPGVAERLGIGPETLRALNPRLVYVSVSGFGQTGPLAHRPAYDIIVQAMSGLMEATGEPQGAPTLVGEAVSDVVAGLFASWATLAALLQAQRTGDGQHVDVAMFDTTLSFLATSMSRYLFTGLPARRVGNRHPLSAPFGVYRARDGHYALAVLNKKLFDATAAAMDLPELASDPRFASDETRSANEPALRAALEGWSTQHDVAQVVARLESAGVPAAPIWNIEQALNSEQIRSRGLLCEVEDERLPGLRLPTQPVHFNGALPNRAQRAPALGEHTELLLQSWLGRSTDAIAALREAGALG is encoded by the coding sequence ATGGGAAATGAATATTTTCCATTGATTCATTTTTTGGGCAGCATGCAGACATCGCTTCAGATCAACAGCGGGAATCCCATGCCTGAATCCACCGAAAAATCTGCCTCCCGTCCGCTGGACGGCATCCGCATCCTGGATTTCACCCGGGTTCTGGCGGGCCCCATGTCCACGGCCTTGCTGGCCGATCTGGGCGCTGAGGTCGTGAAGGTGGAGCCGCCCCAGGGCGACGACTACCGCGCCATCGGCCCCATGAAGAACGGGCAAAGCGCCTTGTTCACGGTCATGAACCGCAACAAGCAAAGCCTGGTGCTGGACCTCAAGCATGCGGATGCGGTCGCCGTGGTGCATGAGCTGGCCCGGCAGGTCGACGTGGTGGTCGAGAACTTCAGGCCGGGCGTGGCCGAGCGCCTGGGCATCGGCCCCGAAACGCTGCGCGCCCTCAATCCCCGGCTGGTGTATGTCAGCGTCTCCGGCTTCGGCCAGACCGGCCCGCTGGCCCACCGTCCGGCCTACGACATCATTGTTCAGGCCATGAGCGGCCTGATGGAGGCCACGGGCGAACCTCAAGGCGCGCCCACGCTGGTGGGCGAAGCGGTCAGCGATGTGGTTGCCGGCCTGTTTGCCTCCTGGGCGACACTGGCGGCCCTGCTGCAGGCGCAGAGAACCGGAGACGGCCAGCATGTCGATGTCGCCATGTTCGACACCACGCTGAGCTTTCTGGCGACATCGATGTCGCGCTATCTGTTCACCGGCCTGCCTGCACGGCGTGTGGGCAACCGGCATCCGCTGTCGGCGCCTTTTGGCGTCTACAGGGCACGCGACGGCCATTACGCCCTGGCCGTGCTCAACAAGAAGCTGTTCGATGCCACTGCGGCCGCGATGGACCTGCCCGAGCTGGCCAGCGACCCGCGTTTTGCCAGCGACGAAACCCGCTCGGCCAACGAGCCCGCCTTGCGCGCCGCGCTGGAGGGCTGGAGCACGCAGCACGACGTGGCCCAGGTGGTCGCGCGGCTGGAGAGCGCAGGCGTTCCCGCAGCCCCCATCTGGAATATCGAGCAGGCCCTGAATTCCGAGCAAATCCGCTCGCGTGGCTTGCTCTGCGAGGTCGAGGACGAACGCCTTCCGGGCCTGCGGCTGCCGACACAGCCCGTGCATTTCAACGGCGCCCTGCCCAATCGTGCGCAACGCGCACCGGCCCTGGGCGAGCACACGGAGCTGCTGCTGCAAAGCTGGCTGGGCCGCAGCACGGACGCCATTGCCGCCTTGCGCGAAGCAGGCGCTTTGGGTTGA